A region from the Tigriopus californicus strain San Diego chromosome 9, Tcal_SD_v2.1, whole genome shotgun sequence genome encodes:
- the LOC131886903 gene encoding ubiquitin carboxyl-terminal hydrolase 31-like: MAEKDKSSSLRSVKSLSDPALNGVEATPILPKDRPSSSDRLSACKETEDVGEGPDESPSQDDRDRRRGGSKARTLPHRLVGLRPYHLKPHLPKGHGLKRSITLPKNPFVVNKSKKSKVRLTAPIATSETEEDSNEESSGRSRDQSPRARPNFARTQSVRNFFNRVVSQLQQIPPKGRSSKAEAEIERIAEIKRRFDQEGKVPGVVGIRNHGNTCFINAILQCLSYTDILAEYFVLDQYKSDLRRKRRIPNVTSFNKQPNRGEITEQLATLLKSLWSLQYDPEISIRFKSLVDKHASQYKGGSQHDAQEFLLWLLDQVHEDLNTATKRKYKTFKSVNGERTDEVLAAESLANYMRCNNSFVMDVFQAQFRSSLTCPTCEKQSNTFDPFLCVSLPIPQKQLIPVFVIVLYIDQSPRQVKLGLTVGVEETIGDLRQMLAKDTGIETGQILLTEIDQLGFKRTLRDQESVTVLQDPKAAPLYCLEVPQFKLATEDDGAYVVLSWVNVLKEGPIEKRFGSPYAIQVTREVLYSDLQKLLMKEMSPILHDDILISAQKVPLFKIRVVDGFEEKAYLDSQVDLPMYTEAVEQALNLCVLEEGGSPAHVKLILEWDAPAKSQIINDDTDVIEEHASVKEVEKSPEEASSVSLQECFSLYTSAEKLGLGDAWLCPACNRKQEVVKRMGLWSVPDVLVVHLKRFRQSSSSTNKLTTMVEFPFEGFDMSPNVTKNPSPTGANQERPSSSPPPPPTAPPNSETGPNTMKMLTALSPWRHPKRFPIHRNNDDYMFDLYAVCNHHGSDLQGGHYTAYCRNPTDGQWYCFDDMHTKPILEKEVVTQDAYILFYQRQSLTNNSSSASSSSSGSSTQDHWVFRMPDFSYKKKTNPTASNQAKPTASNPAAPLSNRSARAKTAAIRNSDSNSTAQVEKEAFSTCDEAPAFKRTDAKYATMPAKRTSKIVHCDQDHHSDVEQSGSRDEDSDDEITITRDVDEEDDVSRPIDKNDVD, encoded by the coding sequence ATGGCCGAGAAGGATAAGTCGAGTAGCCTTCGATCGGTCAAATCCCTGTCAGACCCGGCTCTCAATGGGGTTGAGGCCACACCCATTTTGCCCAAGGACAGGCCGTCCTCGTCGGATCGGTTGAGCGCGTGTAAAGAGACTGAAGATGTGGGAGAGGGTCCGGATGAGAGCCCATCTCAAGACGATAGGGACCGGAGACGAGGCGGATCCAAGGCTCGTACCCTGCCCCATCGCTTGGTGGGACTACGGCCTTACCATTTGAAGCCGCATTTACCCAAGGGACATGGCTTGAAACGGTCCATCACGTTGCCCAAAAATCCGTTCGTGGtgaacaagtccaagaagTCCAAAGTCCGACTCACCGCGCCCATTGCCACTTCCGAGACTGAAGAGGACTCCAATGAGGAGTCCAGCGGGCGATCCAGGGACCAAAGCCCGCGAGCCCGGCCTAACTTTGCCCGTACTCAATCTGTGAGAAATTTCTTCAACCGTGTCGTGTCTCAGCTCCAGCAGATCCCGCCCAAGGGTCGCTCTTCCAAGGCCGAGGCTGAGATTGAGCGCATTGCGGAGATCAAACGGCGCTTCGATCAAGAGGGTAAAGTGCCGGGAGTGGTGGGGATCCGTAACCACGGGAACACGTGCTTCATCAATGCCATTCTCCAATGCTTGAGCTACACGGACATTCTGGCCGAATACTTCGTACTGGACCAATACAAGTCAGATCTGCGGCGGAAGCGCCGTATTCCCAACGTGACCTCGTTCAACAAGCAGCCCAATCGCGGGGAGATCACCGAACAACTGGCCACCTTGCTCAAGTCGTTGTGGTCGTTACAGTACGACCCCGAGATTTCAATCCGGTTCAAGTCTCTCGTGGACAAGCATGCCAGTCAGTACAAGGGAGGGAGCCAGCACGATGCCCAAGAGTTCCTGTTGTGGCTCTTGGATCAGGTTCATGAAGATCTCAACACGGCCACCAAGAGGAAGTACAAGACTTTCAAGAGCGTCAATGGCGAGCGCACGGACGAGGTGTTGGCCGCCGAGTCTCTGGCCAACTACATGCGATGCAACAACAGCTTCGTCATGGACGTGTTCCAGGCTCAGTTCCGCTCCTCTCTGACGTGTCCCACTTGTGAGAAACAAAGCAACACGTTCGATCCGTTCTTGTGCGTGTCCCTCCCCATTCCCCAGAAACAGTTGATACCTGTGTTTGTGATTGTACTCTACATCGACCAGTCCCCGAGACAGGTCAAACTAGGCCTAACGGTGGGGGTGGAGGAGACGATAGGCGACCTCCGCCAAATGTTGGCCAAGGACACCGGGATCGAGACGGGACAAATCTTGCTCACCGAGATCGACCAGCTCGGTTTCAAAAGAACGTTACGTGATCAGGAGTCGGTGACCGTGCTTCAAGATCCCAAGGCCGCCCCTTTGTATTGTCTGGAAGTGCCTCAGTTCAAGCTGGCCACAGAAGATGATGGGGCGTATGTGGTGCTGTCTTGGGTCAATGTTCTCAAAGAGGGGCCCATTGAAAAGCGGTTCGGCAGCCCCTACGCCATTCAAGTCACCCGTGAAGTCCTGTATTCAGATTTGCAAAAACTCCTCATGAAGGAGATGTCGCCGATTCTTCATGACGATATCCTCATCTCGGCCCAGAAGGTTCCCCTATTCAAAATCCGCGTGGTGGACGGCTTCGAAGAGAAGGCCTATTTGGACAGTCAAGTGGATTTGCCCATGTACACTGAAGCTGTGGAACAAGCCCTGAATTTGTGTGTGCTCGAGGAGGGCGGGAGTCCGGCTCATGTCAAGTTGATCCTGGAGTGGGACGCTCCGGCCAAGAGCCAAATCATCAACGACGACACCGATGTGATTGAAGAACACGCCAGTGTCAAAGAGGTGGAAAAGTCGCCCGAAGAGGCCTCGAGTGTATCCTTACAAGAATGCTTTAGTTTATACACTTCGGCCGAGAAATTGGGTCTCGGGGACGCGTGGTTGTGTCCAGCCTGCAATCGGAAGCAGGAGGTGGTCAAGCGCATGGGTCTATGGTCTGTGCCCGATGTGCTCGTGGTTCATTTGAAACGCTTTCGACAGAGCTCCTCCAGCACCAATAAGTTGACCACCATGGTCGAGTTTCCCTTTGAAGGCTTCGACATGAGTCCGAACGTGACGAAGAACCCAAGTCCGACCGGTGCCAACCAAGAGCGGCCTTCATCctcgcctcctcctcctccaacaGCACCGCCTAATTCCGAGACGGGTCCGAACACCATGAAGATGTTAACCGCACTTTCGCCATGGCGACACCCTAAACGCTTTCCCATTCATCGCAACAACGACGACTACATGTTCGATTTGTATGCCGTCTGCAACCACCACGGATCGGACCTCCAAGGAGGCCACTACACGGCCTATTGTCGCAATCCCACCGACGGCCAGTGGTATTGCTTCGATGACATGCACACCAAGCCTATTCTAGAAAAGGAGGTGGTCACGCAGGATGCCTACATCCTCTTCTACCAACGACAATCTCTAACCAATAACTCCTCATCCGCCTCGAGTAGTAGCTCCGGGTCCTCGACCCAAGATCATTGGGTGTTCCGCATGCCCGATTTCTCTTACAAGAAGAAAACCAACCCAACAGCTTCCAATCAAGCTAAACCTACCGCCTCCAACCCTGCGGCGCCGCTCAGCAATCGGTCGGCCCGCGCGAAAACCGCAGCCATTCGCAACTCCGACTCGAATTCCAC